The Centroberyx gerrardi isolate f3 chromosome 13, fCenGer3.hap1.cur.20231027, whole genome shotgun sequence genome contains the following window.
CACTATACAAGAATGCTGCCATCCTTATGAAAACATCCACATCtgagatgaaaaaaagagaCCGGGACAAAGAGCTCCATTATGCAAAGCCATGTGTGCTACAAATAAACAGATGCCTACCAGTCAGTGTGATCCCTGGCCCTGCTTTCCTTTGCTGAGCTCCATTATCTGGGGGTCGTACTTAGTCACTTTAAGTTGCACACAAGCTTCGGAGTGGTCAGTTGTCAAACGACTGCGGGAGGGGCTGAGCACGCTCTTCATGTGCGAAAATATCTGCTCAATATCTGATATGTTGATCCGAAGACTGTCAGCAAAGCCAATGCGATGTTCCTGAGACAGCTAAACTTCTCCGGTAGAGATATCCAGCAGGTGACGATGCAAGTTCTGTGATCACGCACCGCTGTGGTTTCCAGCTGTTTCCGTAGCTCTGCAAACTTTGTCACCCACAACGCTGAACTCTTCAGCTCAATCAGCTGCATTGTCATGTCCTGTGTATCCAGCCAGTCCATCAGAGATAAATCCAGTTCATGTCCATCAAAGCTATCGGGTTTGATCAAGAAAGAGAACATGGGTCCATACTTCTGAAATTCCGGAAATCGTGTTGTGAACTCCGACTCAAGCCCGCTGATGTATTTGCATATTTCAGCGGTGCTGATGCTGTGCTGCGTGGACAGCTCCCTTAAGTGTCTGAAGTAGCGGAAAGTGGAGGTAGCAACGTCACTTGAAAAAATTGCCAGCTTTCCAACAAAAGCCGCCCATGTGTCGTACATGTCCAAAACAGTTTGCCCTGCACCTTGCAGTTGGAGATTGAGCTCGTTGAGTAATATCCGTGAGAAACAGAAGTTTCACAACCCATTTCTCGTCCTCGAGTTCTGGATAGTCTTGGCCTTTTTCAGCCAGGAAGGCCTTTATGGCATCAAAGCAGCCGACAAACCGCTCCAAAACGTTTCCGCAGCTTAGCCACCTAACCGCTGAGTGGAGAGGGATATCTTTGTATGAGCAGTCCGTTTCCTCGAGCAGGGACTGGAACTGTCGCTGTGTCAGAGGTATGAAGTTAACAACCTTCACCACTGTAGCCATGACCGCATTAAGATCTGAATTTGACATCTTTGCACAGAGGTTTTCTTGGTGTATTATGCAGTGGAGTTTCATGATGGGGTGACCGACTTGTTCCTCAATTAATGTGACCGCTCCCCTCTGTTACCATGGCGGGGGCGCCATCTGTTGTCACTGCAAAAATCTTGCTAATGTCAATCCCTCGCTCCTCAAAATGCTCCATAAAAACTTTGGCTATGTCCTCACCTTTTGTTGTTTCAGGCATTGGTTTTAAGCAGCAGAGCTCCTCCCTTACAGTCAGATCACAGTATCTTGCCATGACTGCCAAACGTGGTATGTCATTCACATCCACGCTCTCATCAAGTGCGATGCTAAATACCATGGCTTCTTTCAAACCAGCTGTCTGCTGCGCTCTAAcgttttctgccatttcttcGATGCGTCATTCAACACTTCTGGCTGACATGGGAATGTCTTTTATTCTTGATTTTATTGTCTCTTTGTTTGGTAAGCCATCAAACAAAACCTCTGAGCTACAGAGGAAAGCCTCCTTAATATATTCGCCATCAGTTAATGGCTTTCCACGTTTCGCAATGCAATGAACAATGCGATAGCTTGCTTCGGTAGCATGATTTTTAGCAGTGGCAAAGACTTTGAGGGTGTTAGCTTGCTTCCCAtacctggggcctcatttataaaactgtgcgtaGGATTCACGTCAAAAGGTTGCGTACGGACGAAACACAGAAAGTGCTTACGCACAAAAATATTCTGATTTATAACACAGTGCGCACGCACGTCCTACGCAGGtttccctttataaatcacaatcaACTCGAAATGTTGCGCACGTGCGCGAGCCTCATACTCCGCCCCTTAACTCCTACAATTAACCATATATGGTCAATGAAAcgccctgaatgaatactgatgtgtatgtaaatatacttgtcattccattctctgtgtgagaaatTGGCAAAGCCGAACCAGacggaaaagagaaatgtccccggtggcctcagttcgggcgtcaccaaccagaaacagtttgttgagtggcaacatgtcacagcagtatttaatgctgcagctcagagaggagaaccctttataaaaaataaaaaagaaattgtccGATATAAAGGTTTACGCCAAGAAGCGCATTGGACTGTTGTGTCAGCACCACCGGCGGGGGGCGGAGATACcggagctctctcctcttgaacGTTACACCTCGATGACGGGGGAAACCCTATTTAGTGGCATTGTGCCAGAAAAACAGCGTGACACTGACTTAACgttagagaggaagatgagatgctGCTACGATACCCAGGTACcgtaaatgtgccttttgtttttggaaagagtgaacgtAACCACGCACTcagcatttcacattcatttgattttaataaaaaacgCATAGACAAGTTCTGTATTCTCGTTTTCTGACTCGGGGATCAGACAGTGTGCGACCGGGGTGAACAGCTGTAGAGGACGCTACGCCTGGCACCGGCGTCTCCAATGCGCCCCGTGCGTCATAACGCATAATTATTTATTACCTTGAgacatccagtccaattgcCTAACACCTTGAATTTTTCAGATTTAATTGTGACAAGCTGGGtctctgctaaaagactgtaatgcacttacttgagactaattcacaccatgtcagcctataatgacatgtagatgctttttggacaaatgatCGGCTTTCAAACGAAAGCAACAAAGACACTATTTAGTTGTAGCCTAGACATTCTTCCGAcaaggaatattattattagaggggtTTCTAAGTTGATGTGGAGTCGGCCTGGAAGTTAACTGAGTGTACAAAGGcactttttgctttattttactgcTTTGCTATGTCAGTCGCCttttcccactgtctccaaaatgtgcgcACGCATGGGTCAAAGTTTCCGTGGCGGTGCGCACATTCTCccgtcaagtttgttttttataaatcccaaaGTTTGCTTAGAAAGTGGCGTACGCCTTCTTTTGTGCGTACGCAACGTTTATGAATGAGGCCCCTGGACACGGCACGTTTGATGGATTCAGCCGTGTCTGCCTCATCCTTGAAAGTTTTCTCGTGTTTGGTCTCAAAATGGCGTTTAACACTCGACGTTCGACAAACAACATTTTCAAGACATAAAGTACACACAGCCCGGTCCTTCTGAAACACAAAACCCCACTCTTCTGTCCACGAGGGCTGGAATGCCCCAACCTTAACTTTAGCTTTCTTAGCTAGCGGACCTGCCATCGTCTACCGAGCCCGCTCCGGCAGCGTCATTTTTTATCACAAACGCATTCTGCCAAGAAGGCAACGagtagccaatcagaggcagagtaggGCGGGTCTTCGCGGAATGCGAGTGAggaacaaaatcaatcaaactacCGTAAATAACAGGCCGCACAACTGCCAATGGCTGTGAAAGAGATAATTTGGCATGCGGATGAGAGGGCACAACATTTCCAAAAAACTCTCTTGCACACTTATTGCTAGTGTGCCATTGGTTAAGCTACCACGTGCCAATGGTGGCACGCGTGCCTAAGGTTGCCGACCCCTGATATAGGGGAAAGACTGGCAGACCAGAGAGGAAACACcttatatttatgtatatggGAAAAACTTTTCTTTAAACTGAGGCtgccggatcgttccggcccaatTGAAGCGTTTATTTAGGTGGAAATTCAGTGGATCTAGATACCAGAGAGAACATTTCTCTGTTCAGAGAGCAACATCATCTGCAGCTGAAGATCTAGTTAGTTAATGGAAGGCAACACCTTCACCTGCTTTTCCATTGACGTCAATGGGAAGCCAAGCCGATTGCTGGTGCTGATGTGAACGCACCTTTAAGGTTCCACACTTCCAGGAGAGAGAAACCTGGAAGTTAaagaagcaggtttgtgactgagaggtcgctggttcaaatcccaagaCTCCTTGTTCAAATGTGTCCAAGGAAAGTAAggagtaacgctctcccctcctttaatcctgttgaggttcccttgagcaaggcgctgaACCCCCTGCTCAAGAGTGAAGCTGTGAAACTGTAGGAATGACAAATAAAGTTTCAAAAGCAGTTTCAATCGGCTGCAGAAGAGCAACTTCCAGTGAGTTAAAGTCTAATTTAGTAAATGTTTCTAAACTGATAGACAACACGTCTCCTCTGTTGGACTCATTTTAAATCTAGGAGGAATCTAGGATCCCGCCTCTTTCTGCCTCAGTGGCTCAAATAAAGGACCAGAAATGAAGATTTGACAGTCATGTTGATATGAACATTAGAGAAACATCATGAAGCCCAAATATGAGACTTGATCAATAATTTGGACATGTTCACCTCAGCTGACAGATGgaacaacacagacagtttaTGTTACAGGATATTTCACTGTGGTCTATAAGATCTTTGGCTCTGGCACCAGACTGTATGTGACAGGTAAgacaaaatgttcctttttcctgcagtgaaaatgtgtctttagtttgttttctgctgctttaGGCTTTACATGTTAGTCTTTCATCACTGGTTGAGAATTCAATATGCAGCCATTCATACATTAAAAACTAAATTAGTATGTGAAGGACGTTTGTGTTGCTTCATCATTTTCTTGTGCAGCCGAACATCTTAAAAATCTGCCAAGTGATTTGAGAAACTCAGCACTGATTCTCTAATTCCATTCTATATTATCACAGGCTGATATTCAATGTATGTGACTGAATTATCATGATGGAGGAAAAGGATTTCtattgcttcatattcatacagccCATAATAACATCCTCTTAATCTGTAGGTTacagatattttatttattatttgatctatctcatttatttgtaagggaccatgtacaatgttaaacatcaatgttaccatttgatgtattgtaccagatttagcttagagctcattttcatctgcagtcccttggcaggttacaattcaaaacatacatatatacaatctgcagcaaatacaaacacacaacattaacacataatagacattgaagtatacaaaatgtaaaaaccagTGCAGAGTGCATGTGCTTTAAAAATGAAGTCAGTTACAGTCTACAAATCAGTggttgcatgtttgtttagctTTAAGCCAGATTTTTAATTCAGCTTTAAAACTGCTAAAggaatatacaaaatatcataaataatttaaattattcaatgatggttaatatattttatatggTATCTAATGGTAAAGATATTTTGATGGTCGATGATGTTAAATCTATTTTATATAGATGTTctatatcaaaatatatttaacatcatataataggcctatataaaatatatttaccatatgcattttatatattatttatatgtatttgtttatttgataataaaaaaaaatgcacagaaataagtcatgcattaattaaaatcatcgaggaaaacacataaagtttccaaaacttatttccaatgtgttCCTCTTTATATGATGTTAAatctattttatatattttatatattatctgatggtaaatgtgtgttgtatggtatctgatggtaaatgtgtgttgtatggtatctgatggtaaatgtgtgttgtatggtatctgatggtaaatgtgtgttgtatggtatctgatggtaaatgtgtgttgtatggtatctgatggtaaatgtgtgttgtatgcttCATGATGTGATGTGGTGTTTTATCTCTGGCTGTAAACTGCTGTTGACTAGATGAATGTGTGACTGTCTTGTCAAACCTCAGCTGAGCGAGTCGTGAAGCCCAAAGTGAGCGTGTACCCAGCGTCCAGAGCGGACCTGAAGGGGAAGAGCTCCCTGCTGTGTCTGGCCACATCCATGTTTCCTCCTCTGGTCCGGTtctcctggaggagagaggagaccggGACTACCGAGGGAGAGACGGTGGAGCTCGGAGAGCCGGGCCGCCCCGCCGCCATCCTGCTTATCGATCGGGAAAAGGCGGCGGCGTATCCATACGTCTGCTCCGTGAAGCACCAAGGAGGCGCGGTGGAAGCCCGGATACCAGCAGGTAATGAAGGCCGGCCGCTTGTGTTTAGCGCTGATTTAgcttcatttttcacattgGACTCCTTTTCTATTTCAGAGCCTCCTGTGGCTccaacaacagctgctgcagccagcGGCCCTCCAGAAAGAGACACAGCTCACCAGACTGACTGTAAgatcacctgctgctgcacattcaCTACTCAGCATTTGGACAGTTTGGGGCTTTACAGCTGTGAGGAGCACAAGCTACATTTAAACTGACTGTTTTGGTCTAGAGTTTTCTACATGTTGTTGTGTATGATCATCACCTTGGAACaggtgtgttatgtcacctgatTTTCTGCTAGGGTTTCTGGGTATTTCAGATGGAGattctctgctgtttggaatCAGTTTGAGGAAGAGCTTGTTGCTCCAAACGTCACTTCTTTATAAAGTTTTCATATGGGAGCGTTTCTGTGTGCGGATCTTCTGTCCTTCACTTGATATTTTCTTTGATCCGGCACCTTTCTTCTGGATGTGCAGATGTGTTTTGTTCTTGATTTTTCCTGAAGactaaatgcaaaacatttccatAGTTGGATGAATGAGCAAACAGAGAGGAATGGTTGActtgtgctgtttgtcttgtctccagtctccttccagtcccagtgcagggtgaagctgctctctctggtttacacagtgatgatagtgaagagcatggtgtactgctgtggactctctctcctcatgatccatacaaacaagggaggctccaccaacacacatgctgactgactgccatgttcctctgctttctgtccaGCTTTTCATCCGTACAAATGTTTCTCTCATCTTGTTGTTCCTGTTTCAAATTGTTTCAATAGAGCAAAAAATTGAGTTTTTTATTCCAGATTCatgattgtgtatttgtgttgttttatttggtattaattaataaaaagaaacagttttaataaatttgtttaaaaaataatccAATCTGTCTCATAATTGAGTTCACCAGAACAATCTGAGCAGCAATCATAACAAATTCAGATTATGTTTATCTTATTTAGCCAAATTGTGAatttgacatatatatatatatatatatatatatatatatatatatatatatatatactgagcATGATGGTTGTAATTTCTCTGAGAAATATCAGTTTTTTTTCATGAAGACCTTGTCAGTAATTCAGTGGTAATTCCATTATTCAGTGTAATGAAGTGTGTTTTGCTTCAGTTCATTGACTTTATATAATGTTTGTCAGGTTTGCTGCTTGCTGTACAGTGTCAGCAGCTGAAATGTTGCTGTAAGATGAactcaaacagaaataaatgggactgaaataataataataatcccttTGTGAATTGCCAATCTGTTGTCACAtcagactgtgtgtttatgaagtCAACATTCGTGTATCATAATGTTGGTGAATGCTGAGCAGCGATGAGGCGGGAAGGGTCGGGTTCAGGCTGTAAACGAGCTGATGTGGTTTCTGTTTCAGTCTTACTGTGTGGAAACAAAACCACTTCCTCAACAACATGATTAGCTTTTTAATGCTGCTATTCTTCCTcctagagatagagagaaagaggagatcatatgaaagatggagcaggagtaagtcagtcagtaaagctTCACTTAAATAGACACTTTTTAAAACtcacagtttacaaagcgcttccCAACAAGAggatgaaagacagaaaagacatgaaagacagaaaagattgaagagaagacaaaagcatcttaaaacaacacaaccatacatatagaaagtaaaaacagtaaaaaccatGAAGCATTTCAAACCCCATGATGATGAAAAGGTTAAAcctatacaatacacacataaactccTCCATACACACAAGTCCTAACCAAATAAAGAGCAGAGACCCGTCCAGCCCCTCGTCAGGAAGGCCGGCCTGTAGAAGTGGGTTTTCAGCAGCTGCTTAAAGGAGACAACAGACTCTGATCTGATCGGCAGAGGGAGACGATTCCAGAGAGTTGGGGCCAAAACTGCCGAGACACGTTCTCCCTTAGTTTGGAATCTAGAATTGGAGACGACCGGCAGACCTCCACCTGAGGACCTAAGTGAAGTCACGGGCCGATAAAGAGTCAGCGGCTCACAGATAGAACCGGGTTCCAGGCCGGTCCAGGCCTTGTAGGTGATTCAGAggatcttaaagcaatattccacttagttttaacatgggggttatttatttgaaaagcacAATATAAACTACGCaccaagaccagatgcagctggaccagtttgtagagtttgaatgagccaccaaaatctcctgaaaactgacattgaacacgttggtgaacagattcaacaacagatcctgctggaagacaataaagcagcaactggtccgtcctcattttgcatttctattcttgctttacactaaaatgagtcaaataaaagtagatccggtctccccaacaggaactatctctcctaaatggtatccctccgctgtgttctcttctatcaataaaaatgctgtttggtgaaattctgttctgaagcgtgggaccaacagtcagctggaaatcacagcagcagatctgttgttgaatctgttcaccaacgtgttcaatgtcactttccattcaaatgaatgggaagtcaaaatctgaacgctacaaactggtccggctgcatctgatcttggtgaggagattatattctgcttttcaaataaataagtccatgttgaaactaagtggaatattgctttaaagaaaGTTGTTCAGCAGTCAGGACTCATCAAACCCGTCCTGCTGCCAGTGAAGCAACATGTGATTTGCTGCTGGGTGACGCTGACGATAACAGACAGGCTGTGGTTTCACTGCAGCTCCACACCGCTCACTGTGGTTTGtcatatcaacaaaatgacAGTTACAATTATTTCTTTTGGTTAAGAATCCTTCCAGGAAGCCCGGCTTTATTTCCACAGAGTCTCAACTCAATCTGTGGGATTTTCCTGACcgaagtcacatgtgaattcaaagcacatgtgcattttGGACACGTGTtgcttttcacatgtgaacgtcttgatttgttttacattgtattctgacatcatgtgacagtttttacttcagatgtgaacatttcagttcatagctgaagtgtttttttcatcttccaTTACATGTgaaacaatatttgtttcacatgtgaaaacttaatttcacatgcaaacagacagtttgtgaCCTTGGAATTATACGGTTCTATGTGACTTTTTGTCCAAACTGAGTTGGTCACATAAACCTGTGGAACCTATTCTACCTATTTTTGAGTCTgtcatttctaaaacaaaaggccCCGACTCCATTTAACTCAGTGGATgctgaacattttgaagctCAATATGTCAAAACTCCTGAAGGGAGATGGAACCATATAATTCTAAGCTCATATatttcactcattcagtcatttccacagaggaaatgagaaattTCACCTTCAAATCTGAAAAGACTGACTTTGTTGTAACCCTAACTCAAAAAAGTTGTTGTCTACTAattgtttatgtattcatttttcagtgttttctatttGCATTTTCAGCCTCACATCACAAGTCGCTCTGCAGCAAGATTTCCAGAAATCCTCCTTCGACGTCACTGCTAcactaaaacatttgaaatcatATATAATAAACATTATGATTTATCAGACtgaaagcacaaaaacacactgagacgGTTCAGTGTGAAgtttctgtgcagcagcagccaagactctcagtttcctgtttcaggaacaaaaaaacatgtcggtgttttgtttttctaagcaGAACTTCGATGTCAGCGTCGATTCCTCACAGCGCAGAGGAATGAACTGCTGTTCAGTTCATTAGTTAAATAGCTTCATAAAGTTCATAGATTCCTGCAGAAAAACATGTGGAGTGTGGTTGTGATCAGTGAGGGATAAATCTGACTGAAGCAGCTGTCTGCACTATAGAGACAGCAGGTACGACTCAGTAACTAACAGGAGAAAACT
Protein-coding sequences here:
- the LOC144542149 gene encoding uncharacterized protein LOC144542149: MLFLPSVALCCFSTAAVAMAAELLQDQLSLTSKEDEKVSFSCKNTDQCYTNSNNNSYVYWYQKRETETFTVILRINIKVSANCEVYSGFNHPQKDDFSAVRKGKGCELRINKVKLLHSATYYCSCYKSGYFTVVYKIFGSGTRLYVTAERVVKPKVSVYPASRADLKGKSSLLCLATSMFPPLVRFSWRREETGTTEGETVELGEPGRPAAILLIDREKAAAYPYVCSVKHQGGAVEARIPAGNEGRPLVFSADLASFFTLDSFSISEPPVAPTTAAAASGPPERDTAHQTDCKITCCCTFTTQHLDSLGLYSCEEHKLHLN